A region of Thermus oshimai DSM 12092 DNA encodes the following proteins:
- a CDS encoding replication-associated recombination protein A, with protein sequence MRGMGPLAERLRPKSLDEVLGQDHLVGPKGPLRRFLERGYLPSLVLFGPPGSGKTTLARLLAQGLGRPFRHLSAVEAGLKEVREAVAEARRAGGLVLFLDEIHRFNKAQQDALLPHLESGLLTLVGATTENPSFALTPPLRSRLRFFPVKPLLEEDLLALLQRALAHLPGVEAEEGALRLLAQAAQGDARRALNALELAALAGQVTEESAREALGALLPALDRGGDLFYDLVSALHKSIRASHVDAALYYLARLLLGGADPLYVARRLIRIAAEDVGLADPQALRLAVAAKAAYEALGSPEGELALVEAAVYLALAPKANSLYAAWKRAEEALKAHPSASVPLHLRNAPTALQKALGHGAGYAYYHEDREGSFAQAYLPEGLEGLTLFEATGEGFEERVRERLKALRARFRSARPRKDSG encoded by the coding sequence ATGAGGGGGATGGGTCCTTTGGCCGAGCGCCTCCGCCCGAAAAGCCTGGACGAGGTCCTGGGCCAGGACCACCTGGTGGGGCCGAAGGGCCCCCTAAGGCGCTTTTTGGAACGGGGGTATCTCCCCTCCCTGGTCCTCTTCGGGCCCCCCGGAAGCGGCAAGACCACCCTGGCCCGGCTCCTCGCCCAAGGCCTCGGCCGTCCCTTCCGCCACCTCTCCGCGGTGGAGGCGGGGCTTAAGGAGGTGCGGGAGGCGGTGGCGGAGGCCAGGCGGGCGGGGGGGCTGGTGCTATTCCTGGACGAGATCCACCGCTTCAACAAGGCCCAGCAGGACGCCCTCCTCCCCCACCTGGAATCGGGCCTCCTCACCCTGGTGGGCGCCACCACGGAAAACCCCTCCTTCGCCCTCACCCCCCCCTTGCGCTCCCGCCTGCGCTTCTTCCCGGTGAAGCCCCTTTTGGAGGAGGACCTCCTTGCCCTCCTCCAAAGGGCCCTGGCCCACCTGCCCGGGGTGGAGGCGGAGGAAGGGGCCCTCCGCCTCCTGGCCCAGGCCGCCCAGGGGGACGCCCGCCGGGCCCTGAACGCCTTGGAGCTTGCCGCCCTCGCGGGGCAGGTCACGGAGGAAAGCGCCAGGGAGGCCCTGGGGGCCCTCCTCCCCGCCTTGGACCGGGGCGGGGACCTCTTCTACGACCTGGTCTCGGCCCTGCACAAGAGCATCCGGGCCAGCCACGTGGACGCCGCGCTCTACTACCTGGCCCGGCTCCTTTTGGGCGGGGCCGACCCTCTCTATGTGGCCCGGCGGCTCATCCGCATCGCCGCGGAGGACGTGGGCCTGGCCGACCCCCAGGCCCTCCGGCTTGCGGTGGCGGCCAAGGCGGCCTACGAGGCCCTGGGGAGCCCGGAAGGGGAGCTGGCCCTGGTGGAGGCCGCGGTGTACCTGGCCCTAGCCCCCAAGGCCAACAGCCTCTACGCCGCCTGGAAGCGGGCGGAGGAGGCCCTGAAGGCCCACCCCAGCGCCTCCGTGCCCCTCCACCTTAGGAACGCGCCCACCGCCCTCCAGAAGGCCTTGGGCCACGGGGCGGGGTACGCCTACTACCACGAGGACCGGGAGGGGAGCTTCGCCCAGGCCTACCTGCCG